One window from the genome of Pararhizobium gei encodes:
- the yihA gene encoding ribosome biogenesis GTP-binding protein YihA/YsxC — translation MTDAKYQDDKPLFGRPWIFIRGVPSMKFLPPEGPMEIAFAGRSNVGKSSLINALVGQKGLARTSNTPGRTQELNYFVPDGYTGEPGDLPPMALVDMPGYGYAQAPKEHVDAWTRLVFDYLRGRSTLKRVYVLIDSRHGIKKNDDDVLSLLDKAAVSYQVVLTKTDKIKEPAVPRLLAETLELIKKRPAAFPEVLSTSSEKGGGIEDLRNAIRVAIST, via the coding sequence ATGACCGACGCAAAGTACCAGGATGACAAGCCCCTATTCGGACGGCCGTGGATCTTCATTCGCGGCGTGCCGTCGATGAAGTTCCTGCCGCCGGAAGGGCCGATGGAAATCGCTTTCGCCGGGCGCTCGAATGTCGGCAAGTCGTCGCTCATCAATGCGCTTGTGGGACAGAAAGGTCTGGCACGGACATCCAACACGCCCGGACGGACGCAGGAGCTCAACTATTTCGTCCCGGATGGCTATACCGGCGAGCCGGGCGATCTGCCGCCCATGGCTCTCGTCGATATGCCGGGCTATGGCTATGCCCAAGCGCCCAAGGAGCATGTGGATGCCTGGACCAGGCTTGTCTTCGACTATCTCCGCGGCCGTTCGACGCTAAAGCGCGTCTATGTGCTGATCGACAGCCGTCACGGCATCAAAAAGAATGACGATGATGTTCTATCCCTTTTAGACAAGGCTGCGGTCTCCTATCAGGTCGTTCTGACCAAGACAGACAAGATCAAGGAGCCGGCCGTGCCCCGTCTGCTTGCCGAAACGCTGGAACTGATCAAGAAGCGGCCGGCAGCCTTTCCTGAGGTGCTGTCCACCTCCTCGGAAAAAGGCGGCGGGATCGAAGATTTGCGCAATGCAATCCGGGTGGCCATTTCCACCTGA
- a CDS encoding fasciclin domain-containing protein, with protein MFKSMLRTVTVASILAAGVAAAHAENPMVGGAPMYENKNIVENAVNSKDHTTLVAAVKAAGLVETLQGAGPFTVFAPTNEAFEALPAGTVETLLKPESKDMLTKVLTCHVVAVSALSDAIGKMVADDGGTHDVKTVGGCVLKAKADGGKITLTDETGGVATVTIADVKQSNGVIHVIDKVLLPKA; from the coding sequence ATGTTCAAGTCCATGCTGCGCACGGTGACCGTCGCTTCGATACTGGCCGCCGGCGTTGCTGCTGCCCATGCGGAAAATCCAATGGTCGGCGGCGCTCCGATGTACGAAAACAAGAACATCGTCGAAAATGCAGTTAATTCCAAGGATCACACGACGCTTGTTGCCGCCGTCAAGGCTGCAGGTCTTGTCGAAACGCTTCAGGGCGCCGGTCCGTTCACTGTCTTTGCTCCAACAAACGAGGCCTTCGAGGCTTTGCCTGCAGGCACCGTGGAAACGTTGCTGAAGCCTGAGAGCAAGGACATGCTGACAAAGGTTCTCACCTGCCATGTGGTGGCCGTCAGTGCCCTCTCGGACGCCATCGGCAAGATGGTGGCGGATGACGGCGGCACGCACGATGTCAAGACAGTGGGCGGCTGCGTATTGAAAGCCAAGGCCGATGGCGGCAAGATCACACTGACAGACGAAACCGGCGGTGTCGCCACTGTGACCATCGCCGACGTCAAGCAGTCGAACGGCGTTATCCATGTGATTGACAAGGTGCTTTTGCCGAAGGCGTGA
- a CDS encoding sigma-70 family RNA polymerase sigma factor: MANDEISTLISRVSLRDRASFSTLYQKTSPKLFAICLRILRDRTEAEEALQEIFIKIWQRADRYIAGETSPMSWLSAIARNHAIDHLRARKPVANTIDEAYDLADSAPDPEKSAINQAEGRRIDKCMAELEADRADAVRKAYVEGLSYQELAELFDTPLNTMRTWLRRSLLKLRECMER; this comes from the coding sequence ATGGCCAATGACGAAATTTCCACATTGATCTCCCGCGTTTCGCTGCGCGATCGCGCGTCGTTTTCGACGCTGTACCAGAAGACCAGCCCGAAACTTTTTGCTATCTGCCTGCGTATACTCAGGGACAGGACAGAGGCCGAAGAGGCGTTGCAGGAAATATTCATCAAAATCTGGCAACGCGCGGATCGCTACATCGCCGGCGAAACCAGCCCGATGTCCTGGCTTTCCGCAATCGCTCGCAATCACGCGATCGATCACCTTCGGGCGCGAAAGCCTGTGGCAAACACGATTGACGAGGCCTATGATCTGGCCGATTCTGCACCGGATCCTGAAAAATCCGCCATCAATCAGGCGGAAGGCCGCAGAATAGACAAATGCATGGCCGAACTGGAAGCTGACCGTGCAGATGCGGTACGCAAGGCCTATGTCGAGGGGCTGAGCTATCAGGAACTGGCGGAGCTTTTCGATACGCCGCTGAATACGATGCGAACTTGGCTGCGACGCAGCCTGCTAAAGCTGAGAGAGTGCATGGAGCGATGA
- a CDS encoding anti-sigma factor → MTPQNPDSGDSRRDQVIAGEYVLGVLSNEDRRKVEARIVLDRAFAAMVKHWQSNLSSFDEAYEPVSPPKKVFVAVERRLFAESRSTTAGGFWNSLAVWRVLTVASLAGMVTLAALTSGILDPAAQPLVAELSGDASASINLLAQYDAGRGALKFTPVAAGQGQTKSLELWLIEGSGPALSLGVLPQSGEGEVVVPPALRAKIGEGVTFAVSLEPFGGSPTGVATGPVIAAGKARLP, encoded by the coding sequence ATGACCCCACAGAACCCGGACAGCGGAGATTCCCGTCGCGATCAGGTCATCGCCGGAGAGTATGTGCTCGGTGTTCTGTCGAACGAGGACCGGCGCAAGGTTGAGGCACGCATCGTTCTCGACCGGGCCTTCGCGGCAATGGTCAAACACTGGCAAAGCAATCTTTCATCCTTCGATGAGGCTTATGAGCCCGTCTCGCCCCCGAAAAAAGTCTTCGTTGCCGTCGAGCGGCGCCTGTTTGCCGAAAGCCGCTCAACGACTGCCGGCGGCTTCTGGAATTCGCTCGCCGTCTGGCGCGTTTTGACGGTTGCCTCGCTGGCCGGCATGGTGACGCTCGCGGCCCTGACCTCCGGTATTCTTGATCCTGCGGCCCAGCCGCTGGTGGCGGAGCTTTCCGGCGATGCGAGCGCCTCGATCAATCTTTTGGCGCAATATGACGCTGGTCGCGGTGCGCTGAAGTTCACGCCGGTGGCCGCCGGGCAGGGTCAGACCAAATCTCTGGAGCTCTGGCTGATAGAAGGCAGCGGTCCGGCCCTGTCGCTTGGCGTTTTGCCGCAATCTGGAGAGGGCGAAGTGGTCGTGCCGCCGGCACTGCGTGCAAAGATAGGCGAAGGCGTCACGTTTGCCGTCAGCCTCGAACCGTTTGGCGGCTCTCCGACCGGCGTTGCAACTGGCCCTGTCATCGCGGCCGGCAAGGCGCGGCTACCCTGA
- the msrB gene encoding peptide-methionine (R)-S-oxide reductase MsrB, giving the protein MTSRRLFLLSGTAVLAAAAFRGLMPPSIAAETAETFEVMKTDAEWKAMLTDEQYRILRHEDTERPFTSALNTEKRKGTFACAGCDLPVYSSEAKYDSGTGWPSFWEALPNAIATREDTSLLMTRTECHCRRCGGHMGHIFNDGPQPTGMRHCINGLSMTFKPATAT; this is encoded by the coding sequence ATGACAAGCCGACGGTTGTTTCTTTTGTCTGGCACTGCCGTTCTGGCAGCAGCCGCTTTTCGTGGCCTTATGCCGCCGAGCATCGCGGCGGAAACCGCTGAAACCTTCGAGGTTATGAAAACGGATGCCGAGTGGAAAGCGATGCTGACGGACGAGCAGTATCGTATCTTGAGGCACGAGGACACGGAACGGCCCTTTACCAGCGCACTCAACACGGAGAAGCGAAAGGGCACATTCGCCTGTGCCGGCTGCGACCTGCCGGTTTATTCGTCCGAAGCCAAATACGACAGCGGCACCGGCTGGCCAAGTTTCTGGGAGGCGCTGCCGAACGCGATTGCAACACGGGAGGATACGTCTCTCCTGATGACACGCACCGAATGTCACTGCCGTCGCTGCGGGGGACATATGGGGCATATTTTCAATGACGGTCCGCAGCCAACCGGGATGCGGCATTGCATCAATGGCCTGTCGATGACGTTCAAGCCGGCGACAGCAACCTGA